In Deltaproteobacteria bacterium, a single genomic region encodes these proteins:
- a CDS encoding 50S ribosomal protein L24, with translation MEAASKVRIRKNDIVKVIAGREKGKVGRVLKVDRDKGRIFIEKINMVKRHIKPGKTHPQGGIVEKEAAMAFSNVLIMCDKCNKPTRIGSAVDGSGGRSRVCKRCGDVLEAKKK, from the coding sequence ATGGAGGCCGCGTCGAAGGTGCGGATCCGGAAGAACGACATCGTCAAGGTGATCGCCGGCCGGGAGAAGGGAAAGGTCGGGAGGGTGCTGAAGGTCGACCGGGACAAGGGCCGGATCTTCATCGAGAAGATCAACATGGTGAAGCGGCACATCAAGCCCGGGAAGACCCACCCCCAGGGGGGGATCGTGGAGAAGGAGGCGGCCATGGCCTTTTCCAACGTCCTCATCATGTGCGACAAGTGCAACAAGCCGACCCGGATCGGAAGCGCCGTGGACGGCTCCGGCGGGAGAAGCCGCGTCTGCAAACGGTGCGGCGACGTTCTGGAAGCGAAGAAAAAGTAA
- the rplE gene encoding 50S ribosomal protein L5, with amino-acid sequence MARLQDHYRKDVVPRLREKFGYRNVMQVPRLSKVIVNMGLGDAIENIKVIDSAAEEIGVITGQRPVVTKARKSIANFKLREGVPIGVMVTLRRDRMYHFLDKLMAIALPRVRDFKGVSPKGFDGRGNYTLGVREQIIFPEVNYDKIDKIRGMNVTIVTTARTDEEGLELLKLLGMPFRA; translated from the coding sequence ATGGCGAGACTGCAGGACCACTACAGGAAGGACGTAGTCCCGAGGCTGCGGGAGAAGTTCGGGTACCGCAACGTCATGCAGGTGCCCCGTCTCTCCAAGGTCATCGTGAACATGGGGCTGGGCGACGCGATCGAGAACATCAAGGTCATCGACTCCGCCGCCGAGGAGATCGGCGTGATCACCGGCCAGCGGCCCGTGGTCACCAAGGCGAGGAAGAGCATCGCCAATTTCAAGCTCCGCGAGGGAGTCCCCATCGGCGTCATGGTCACGCTGCGGCGCGACCGGATGTACCACTTCCTCGACAAGCTGATGGCGATCGCACTGCCGCGCGTCCGGGACTTCAAGGGGGTCTCCCCGAAAGGGTTCGACGGCCGCGGGAACTACACCCTCGGGGTGAGGGAGCAGATCATCTTTCCCGAGGTCAACTACGACAAGATCGACAAGATCCGCGGGATGAACGTGACCATCGTGACGACCGCGCGGACCGACGAGGAAGGGCTGGAACTGCTGAAACTCCTGGGGATGCCGTTCCGGGCGTAA
- a CDS encoding type Z 30S ribosomal protein S14, translated as MAKKSIMAKASRTPKFKVRKYNRCPRCGRPRAFYRKFQLCRICLRELALRGELPGVVKASW; from the coding sequence TTGGCGAAGAAATCGATCATGGCCAAGGCGAGTCGGACGCCGAAGTTCAAGGTCCGGAAGTACAATCGGTGTCCCCGCTGCGGCCGGCCGCGCGCTTTTTACAGGAAGTTCCAGCTCTGCCGGATCTGCCTCCGGGAACTCGCCCTTCGCGGCGAGCTCCCCGGCGTGGTCAAGGCGAGCTGGTAG
- the rpsH gene encoding 30S ribosomal protein S8 — protein sequence MAINDHISNLLARLRNAQLARFEQLEIPATSVLQNIVQILKEEGFIKGYRVVSEQNANRLRIALKASPDTGYAIKGMRRVSRPGRRVYVGKDDIPTVKNGFGVAIVSTSKGVMTGEKAKKLSIGGELLCEVW from the coding sequence ATGGCGATCAACGACCACATCTCGAACCTTCTTGCGAGGCTGCGCAACGCGCAGCTCGCGCGCTTCGAACAGCTGGAGATCCCCGCGACCTCCGTCCTCCAGAACATCGTCCAGATCCTGAAGGAGGAAGGGTTCATCAAGGGGTACCGGGTCGTCAGCGAACAGAACGCGAACCGGCTCCGGATCGCCTTGAAGGCGTCGCCCGACACCGGTTACGCCATCAAGGGAATGCGCCGGGTGAGCCGCCCGGGCCGTCGGGTCTACGTCGGGAAGGACGACATCCCGACCGTGAAGAACGGGTTCGGCGTCGCGATCGTCTCCACGTCGAAAGGGGTCATGACGGGAGAGAAGGCGAAGAAGCTGTCGATCGGCGGGGAACTGCTCTGCGAGGTCTGGTAG
- the rplF gene encoding 50S ribosomal protein L6: MSRIGKKPVVLPAGVKVEVGDGSVTVTGKKGTLARRIPAQVAVAIADGKATVTLADADAANLYGMYRTLLSNMVHGVTEGFTKTLEIVGVGYKAEAKSGGLQLALGYSHPVVFPLPKGVTAEVEANTVIKVSGTDKELVGETAARIRMLRKPDAYKNKGIRYRGERLIKKVGKAAGK, translated from the coding sequence ATGTCGAGAATAGGCAAGAAGCCGGTGGTCCTGCCCGCCGGAGTGAAGGTCGAGGTCGGGGACGGCTCGGTGACCGTCACCGGGAAGAAGGGCACGCTCGCCCGCAGGATCCCGGCGCAGGTGGCCGTTGCGATTGCGGACGGAAAGGCGACGGTTACCCTCGCCGACGCCGACGCCGCCAACCTCTACGGCATGTACCGGACGCTCCTGTCGAACATGGTGCACGGGGTGACGGAAGGATTCACGAAGACCCTCGAGATCGTCGGAGTCGGGTACAAGGCCGAGGCGAAGTCCGGCGGTCTCCAGCTCGCGCTGGGCTATTCGCACCCGGTCGTCTTCCCGCTTCCCAAGGGTGTGACCGCCGAGGTCGAGGCGAACACGGTCATCAAGGTGAGCGGGACCGACAAGGAGCTGGTCGGGGAAACCGCCGCCAGGATCCGGATGCTCCGGAAGCCGGACGCGTACAAGAACAAGGGGATCCGCTACCGCGGCGAGCGGTTGATCAAGAAAGTCGGGAAGGCCGCAGGGAAGTAA
- a CDS encoding 50S ribosomal protein L18 has product MSQKSQKDIARQNRKTRIRKRIFGTEQKPRLSVFRSAKHIYAQLVIDSTGSTILAASTLSPEIRAEIGELDKSDAAKKVGQWIGKKAVEKNIHQVVFDRNGFLYHGRVKALADGARESGLKF; this is encoded by the coding sequence ATGAGCCAGAAGAGCCAGAAGGACATCGCACGACAGAACAGAAAGACCCGGATCCGGAAACGGATCTTCGGCACCGAGCAGAAGCCGCGGTTGTCGGTATTCCGGAGCGCCAAGCACATCTACGCGCAGCTCGTGATCGACTCCACCGGGTCCACCATCCTCGCCGCCTCCACCCTTTCGCCCGAGATCCGGGCCGAGATCGGGGAGCTCGACAAGAGCGACGCCGCGAAGAAGGTGGGACAGTGGATCGGAAAGAAGGCGGTCGAGAAGAACATCCACCAGGTGGTGTTCGACCGGAACGGGTTCCTGTATCACGGCCGCGTGAAGGCGCTGGCGGACGGCGCGCGGGAGTCCGGACTGAAGTTTTGA
- the rpsE gene encoding 30S ribosomal protein S5 encodes MKRVNPEGLELKDRVVHISRVAKVVKGGRRFSFSAVVVVGDANGHVGTGLGKANEVPDAIRKAVQNAKRALIKVPLVNGTVPHEVTGEFGASKVIIRPASPGTGVIAGGGVRAVIESSGITNILTKSLGSNNPHNLVKAAIDGLAQLRTMEQMIGVRGPREEGATA; translated from the coding sequence TTGAAAAGAGTGAATCCGGAAGGGCTCGAGTTGAAGGACCGTGTGGTGCACATCAGCCGGGTCGCAAAGGTCGTGAAGGGCGGCCGGCGCTTTTCCTTCAGCGCGGTCGTCGTGGTCGGCGACGCCAACGGCCACGTGGGAACGGGCCTGGGAAAGGCCAACGAGGTTCCCGACGCGATCCGGAAGGCGGTCCAGAACGCGAAACGGGCCCTGATCAAGGTGCCCCTCGTGAACGGGACGGTCCCGCACGAGGTCACGGGGGAGTTCGGCGCGAGCAAGGTCATCATCCGGCCGGCTTCGCCCGGAACCGGCGTGATCGCCGGCGGCGGCGTGCGGGCCGTGATCGAGTCGAGCGGGATCACGAACATCCTCACGAAATCGCTGGGCAGCAACAACCCGCACAATCTCGTGAAGGCGGCCATCGACGGCCTTGCGCAGCTGCGCACCATGGAGCAGATGATCGGCGTCCGGGGGCCGAGGGAGGAAGGGGCGACGGCATGA